Below is a genomic region from Primulina eburnea isolate SZY01 chromosome 9, ASM2296580v1, whole genome shotgun sequence.
tacgatgtctaacatatcaagaacatcatatatgaatcatattgaATTCTGACAAtgacataatttcaaagcatgtcaaaacgtagcaaacttacgtcaagttgtagcctacgttgataggattacagtactgaagtcagattaccattcggacggacggatttctcacaaaaggcgtaaggattttcaacacatatacaggaacttttctcgattcttttctCTTCTTTCTACTGAAAGAAACAAAcgtaaatatgtatatatatatatataaatatatatatatatatatatatatatatatatatatatatatatcctaagtTGCATGTTTCAGCAACGTGTCATTTTTTCTTGAATCtcggttggcgctcgggcggtcatatatTTCCGCTCGGACGCGAGGTGTTTTGCCTCCCGATTATTCCTTGGctctcgggcggtcaaaaactaccgctcgggcaccaCATCTTCTGTCCGAAGCATACACTTGTTgcacaatggcgctcgggcggtcaaacactaccgctcgggcgccactagttctgtccacCACTTGTGTACTTTATATGCATTGCTCAATCTGGTCTCGGGATAGCCCggatataatcacatcaattcatgatcaataaatcatatcagattaataGAATCAAAATCTCGAGCATTACATCTACAATCTGTTTGGCGAAATGTATAAATCTGCTATATAAGGTGATTTTATTTAGTTATCATTTTGGACATGTTTGATCTTTTTATtcgtttattttttatattaattttattatattgatttaattcgaaaaaattgttttgaaactaaaaaatatgaacacacggtgagagaatttttttaaaaaaattagactcgGATCCAAAAATTGCTAGGATTGGCCTTGGTCCCCTCCATACTCCAAATATATATTGCTTAATTCTTAATTGACTTGTGGAATATATGATTCTAGATAATGAAAATCGTCGTACGTAGAAGTATCGGGATGGTTATTAGAACCACTTTCGGTGATGTGTGTAATGTATGATTATGTTCATATCCCCCGAAATCATCGCCAGTTGATATGTTTCCACGTACAAATGCAACATCTACATATTTTGACAATGcattattataaatttaaaaaaaaattcactaaCAATGTTGATATGTATTTCATTCCAAGAAAATTTCTCTATGAATGAGTATTTTATGGACAATTTGATAGTAAACTTCTTTTGATCgatgtttaattttttattcacAAATTAAACCAACTCTAATAAACTAATAGTTCGTAATACTCGAGTCGATCTCAGATGTGAAACACTATATTTGATTGAACTATTCTCGATATTATAATATCACCAACAAAGTATAGGAGAACCTCGATTCtatccataaaaaaaatatagaatggtgtgtttaaatttttagaaaGAAAAATACTTGTGAAACTGATTGGAGGAATTGGAAAAATAGACCCGATGACATCTGAGAAGACGATTAAACTGATTGGGGGAATTGGAAAACTGTAGCAGTGTTTGTTGCCGTTATTAGCAGACActacaaaatattttagcatCATCTGCCAATAAAACTCCACCAtccacataatttttttttaaaaaaaaattatttaattatataaaaaaaacccaCGTACAACACAATGTTGacagtttttcaaaaaaaaaaatttatattgttATCTAAACTTCTTGAAATTATTTCCCAAAATAACCATATTCATTAATTAGCCGCAAAATAAGGAAAATGATTAATGATACTGTCgtttttgaaatttaatcatAAATTTATTGTGTTCATCTACCAAATTTTTTAATAGAATCTCttatgagatggtctcacgaatcattATCTGTGAGACTGGTCAAACCTactgatatttacaataaaaagtaatactcttaaattaaaaagtaatattttttcatggatgacccaaataagagatccgtctcacaaaatatgacatgtgagaccgtctcacataagtttttgtctttttaaaTTGTTTGGCTTATATTTAACTTGtgataattttttctttaaCCTTGATGAGTGGCACCATTTAAAATGTTGATATGAATTGCTTTCCTTGTAAGggcatacatacatacatacatacatatatatatatatatatatatatatatatatatatatatatatatatatatatatatatatatatatatatatatatatatatatatatatatatatatatatactcttgGATATTTGCAGGCCCCCATGCATCATTTAGGCTCAGGATTTACTAATACTttgtataaatatattattttaattattattaatacatTCTGATCATATGATAATTTTTAATGTTACCAAGTTCATATTTTGAAACTATATTTTTAAGTGCTCAGGGCAGACTTTCCCTCGAAACTATGAAGTATAATGCTGcttttttccctttttcttttgcttaaaaaatataagttacatttattacaaaatatttttatatatacattATTTGTTACGTAACATCATGCAAATATCAGTAGCCTCATAGATTTGGACTCATGATCTACCAATGTAAAACCGATCAAGTTACAACCATATAACTAAACAAAACTCCTAAAGCCTACCATAATCTTGTTCAAAATTTAATCAGTATTAAGGTGGAATACACTATAATAGCTAGCGCGAAATATTTCACAAGTTAGCCAGGCCCCGACTTGAGTAAACACAAGGCAAACAATCGTCGTCGACGACATTGATTACCAGGATACCTAGCTAAACAGGTTCTCCCGAAGCTTTTGCACTCCAACGTAGATAGACCAAGAGTGGACAATGATCATATATATGCAATGAATGAACCAACAACTGGTATGTTGTATGTAACTATTGAATTTCATTTAGTCACTTTTTGATGTGATTTACAATAAGGAGCTCAATTTCCAATTCACCTCATGCAAGGTTTCAAATCTGTATCCCTTTGAATATAAAAGATAACATATCCTATTGGATCggatcagttcagttcagttcagttcggTTCCGTTCAATTTGATTTCAAATCAAATGGGATGCAAGGTGCTATAGCAATCAATGTTCTAGAGCAAACTAATCCATTGtcaattttcaatttttaatgcatatggggtttttttttttttttgaatgttATTAATGCATATGGTTTGATTGTAACGTATCCTAATAAAGTCGGTGGAAATAAgcaaaatgtaaaaaaaaataagaaatttaataatagcCACATAAATATTTTGGTCAATTATAGAGGTCTATATGTATTAAGTCATTGCATGCTCCCATCGGGAAACGGTAGTCATTTGTTTGTTTATTTAATGTGCTGAGGCAAGACAGTCGATTAGGTGAGAAGAAGGCATAAATGGACAGCAATTACTACGCATATATTCTTGTTTGTTTCAGAGCAGACTCCGTGTGACAGCGCAGACAAAGAAAATTAACAAAAATTTACTAGAGACTGTCTCACATTCCTATTTTATTAgatatatctcttatttgggtcatccatgaaaaaatattactttctattgtgaattgtgaatatcagtagagttgacttgtctcacaaataaagattcgtgaaaccgtctcacaagagacctactccggAAAATTTATCGAAAAACATAGAAAAACAAGTTTCAATTTTTCCATTACAAGAGTTATACGTGCGATCTTTAGGTTTAATTTTTTATCATCTCGCTCCTTAAACACTCGTTGAAATCTCTAAAACTTATGATTTCAATTTTCAAGATTACAGAACAAAAGTTACATGGAAAAAGGCTGAGAAATAACCACCTAGAAGTTACCTAATCAATTACCCTCAAACCCCCTTCTTTAAAACTAAACAGAGCTTGACTAATTCAAACACTTGAATATTTGGAATCAATCCACAATATATATTTGATGGGGGTTTGATATTTTTTTCCTCCTAATGCGGAGAAATAAATTACCATATCTATGTAGGTGAAATTAATCAAGTGCAACACTAGTGGATTTGAAAATCAACACTCTTACCACTGAGCTATTTGGCTGACACGATACGGTCGAGTTTCTAGTTTGCCAAAACGAATGCACGAGAATGAAATACGTCAAATGTTGTGAATGCAAATGAAGGACAAATTTTGCATATTTACAACACGGGTATATAGATCAGCAAATGTAAAATGACGTGAAATTATAACATGTTTTGTAATCCATTGCCTAAACTATATATAACTGAGACGGCGGGGCACACGGTCACATACAACGGcaattatatgttcatgaaagGTGTGAGCGTAGAAGGGGAAGTGGTCATGATAAATAAGAAACTATCTCGAGAAGGCTACAGCTCGGATTTTTCTTTGTGAAATTGTTGATTATTCCTGATTATAGTTCAAGATGAAAGGAAGCTAATGCTATTGTCCGAGTTTCATTCTTTTCGATGGGCCTTGATCGATGATGGGATCAACTGTCATTTGTGGCTCTGCTTGCTGGTTGTCTGGTGTTTTCTCCCCTTCTGTGGTTGGAGGAATATAGCCTTCAGGGAAAGGAGGCGGCGGAGGGGCAGGTGGCAACTGCAAAATATCAAATATCAGCAATATGATTTAACAGCAACAAGTCTTGGAACCAAAACACAATGAAATATAATTCCCAGTCATCTTTCTTGGATTTGAGATGACTGCCAGATGAATGTTTTCTCATGTTCCATCCAAGTGCTCGAAGGGGCGGACCCAAGAGTTTTGAGGGGAACATTTCAGTGTATTTGAATAATTCAATTTTTGGAAGACTGaagcaaaaaataaaaaaagaaaattgagCCAGTTAAAATTGCATCCCCCAGGTCCAGCATTGACGAGAATTGTTTAGAAATGCAACCGATCCGAGGTTACATGACAAGCAGTCTATTTCCTTCCAAGTAAAAACATCTCTCGAGAGAACTAATATTATGAGCAGTTCATCATCTTGCGTAACACCATGAAAAGAAATTGACAATATGAATGGTAATGACATAACAAGTTCCCCAAGCTCTTGGTTTACCTTCATGAATTCTATCTGAAAATAATGTGGGTGCAGATCAAATCATACAGTTTCTTTTCAGATATTCATGATACCTTGCGTTGAAGTGATGCAAGAATATGGTCTAGCCGCTTCAGCTCCTTAAAGTCAATGGTCTCTTTAGCAGTCTTTGATTCAGAGGACGTAGTCTCAACTTCAGTATCAACTGCATCCCAAATTATCAaacgaaaaaagaaaaaaaaagtggaCACTATGAGCACTGAGACAAAATCAAGCAGTCGAAAAATCCAAGAAGCGCCATGGAAAGGATGGAATCAAACTTATGGAAGCTTGTGCTATGTTTAATCAGATGTACTTCTgaataaaaatcaatttttatgCCATAACATCAACTTGTCTGATAAGTCATAAATATAGCGAGTGTAAAGATGTGATGAAACGTTCAACGTCCTATGCCACGCATAGGAGCGCCACTTTTTCAATGAAACATCATAAAAATAGAGAAAAATTAATTTGCTTGATTTTTCAATTTTCCACCACGTGTACATTCTAACAGTGATGGTATTTTCACAATACAATTCTAGATATATAAAAGTCCCCCACGCAGTTCCTTAAATCTCATTTCATGGCTGAGCGATAACAAGCAAAAAATTGTCATTTGGTAAGCAAAATGTAGAATGTTCATTTTTTAAGTTACCATAACCAATTTTTTCCAACTTCGAGGCTGCAGTGGTAAAAGCCTTTGATATATGGTACAACGCGCGTCCCTATCAAAACACATAAAGGTTAGTCTAATGTGGGCAACAATTGAATATCGAATAATTCTTAAGCACATTGCACATCACATATGCCCGATATCTAAAGTCTACTGTAAGGATTTTCCATCCAATGCAATCTATATTATTATGATTAAAAGTGTATCTTGGACCTCGGTTTTAACAAGCTCGTCAATTCACTTCCCGAACCAATCCTACAAGATTTTTCTTATTTTGGCAATGCCCATCCTTGCAACAATTCAATAACAAAAACACTATCTTTACAAAAATATTGAATACGTATGACAATCTAAGAACACAAGAAATCTTCTTGACGCAAATATTTAATACAAATGCACACAAAGTGGGGGTAAATAAACTAATTGAAAGAAAAACTAGGCaatcaaaaaattaaatttcgtCTACAAAGACAAAAAAATGCACCATTAAGCAGCAAAAACTTAGCATGTGGGGCTTTAGGGAAAGGGGACCAACTGTAAAGAAGGATCATAAAAGGGTGCTCGGCCATCATCAGGTGAACTTCCAGGAACTTTACTAAAATCAACAACAAAATGACGGGGTTGCTTATAGAAAACCAAAAAGGAGAAAAGAAAAAAGCTTTAACAGATATAAAACTTTGAATCAATGACAGTATGCATTTAATGCAGCTCAGAGACACGTCAAGCACGGAAAGTGTAAGATAGCGAGATTGAGGAATAAACCTTCAGTTGGAGAACAAAACTTAACACCAAACACTCAGTCAAATTAACAACAACTCAAGTTTCTTTAATACCAACCCCCCCACCCCTCcccaaaaaaaaacaaaaaaatcaataaagGAAAAAAACAAACTCTATCTAGACTTGGAAACTTCTCCCCATCCAACAACATCGAGACTTAATTGAAGCCCAACATCAAAATGGCTCCAAAGCGATCCAAACAATAGGAAAACACAGGAATAACCTGTGATTGATAAGTAATTTAAAAGATATCATCTTAAAGCAGCAGTGTTTTCTACATAGTGCTTTTCAACTTAATTATCTAGGACCCAAGACAAAACATATATCGCAGATATGATGAAATTAAAGATTAAGCTTTGATGTTAAAATGACAAAAATAGTACTTACCAGCATAACATTTAGTTTTGTTCACCATATTAATAGTGGAAGAGATACTGACCACTCGAGATGCAAAGACATTGCAAAGCTGGGGTGCTTGGTATATTGATCCATCCAAGATGTAATAAGTTAGCATAGGAGTCACTTTTTCTGGACCATCGCGCTTTTGCTTTCTAATGACAAACAAATTAGGCTCCAAAACTTCACTCAGTGTGTACTCAGTCCCCGTCATCTTCCTTCACACAAAAAAATACACGATCACAACACAATACTTCAAGCCATCATGGACAACAAACAAAACTGTAAAATGAAAAATTTCAGCTTAAATCCTTCTTCCACATTGACGATCATCATTGACCTTTTCCAAATCTCACTAACTTTAGGGTGCTCAATGTTGAAAATAGTACCACTATGCAATTGGCAATTATGCTCCGAATAcagataaaacaaaaaaaagtaTAAAAAAATAGGACAAATACCCATGAAATATGAATTATGAAATAGATATCTCCAGGGAACTGAGATTTGAGCTCTAGTTCTGTACTTAAAGGTTGCGTATTTAGCAGAAAACTCATAAATTACACATAGTTCCATTGCAATTTTAATTTAGACGCTATATTCTCTCATTATACGTTGGGCTAACTTTTTATACGACAAGAAAATAAATCACATTTAAATACTTGATTACAATGAAACTCAACCCTCAAATAGGAGTAAAATTTGCTTGACCACGAAACGTAGCTTACGAGAGTTGAGATATGTCGAGAGGGTGGATAGAGCGTAAGCGAAGCTGCTCATTGTTGGAAGAATAATCGTAAAACGGCGACAGTGCGAAGTAATCGAAAACTATGTTTCGATCGAGTGGATACGTGTTGAGCCACAGCTGATCGCGAAAGCAGATTCCGGTCATGTCCGTTCCGGGAGGAGCTGGAGCTGCCGACGATGCTGTCATTAGACCATCAGAATTAGGGTTCACCGCCAGCGGCGGAGGAGCCATCGGTGTAGTGGCCATAACTGTATTGCCTGACTAATctgattttgttttattttattttatttctttttttctagaaccaatttgatttttttttcctcGAATAATGCATACCAACGATTTCGATTccaataaaaagtaaaattgaAATCAAATTGTTTAGGTTGATCAAAACTTTTCATTAACCGTTCGAATCGAATTGCACCGCAcctgttttcttaatattttataaaaactggTATTAAAAATATTGATCATAAACATCGCATACATGATTTGTGATTACATCGAACTGTCACGCTTAAACTGTCTGACA
It encodes:
- the LOC140841149 gene encoding mediator of RNA polymerase II transcription subunit 6, producing MATTPMAPPPLAVNPNSDGLMTASSAAPAPPGTDMTGICFRDQLWLNTYPLDRNIVFDYFALSPFYDYSSNNEQLRLRSIHPLDISQLSKMTGTEYTLSEVLEPNLFVIRKQKRDGPEKVTPMLTYYILDGSIYQAPQLCNVFASRVGRALYHISKAFTTAASKLEKIGYVDTEVETTSSESKTAKETIDFKELKRLDHILASLQRKLPPAPPPPPFPEGYIPPTTEGEKTPDNQQAEPQMTVDPIIDQGPSKRMKLGQ